The DNA region CTCTCTGAAGAATGCGTCACTAGTAGGCAGATAGTGAGATCTTGGGGTTCTTATCTTCCACACGTGTCTGCTGTCACCGTTCTGTTCTCAGAGGAACGCTGTCACCGTTCTGTTCTCAGAGGAACGCGTCTTTGTTGTTCTGCTCTCTGAAGAACACGTCTTTGTTCTGTTCTCTGAACAGCGTGTcgctgctgttctgttctctgaGGAACGTGGTCACCGTTGCTTTGTTTGAGGAACGTGTGTCCGTGGACTCAGAACGTGCTCACCGTTGTTGTGCTCTCTGTGGCCTCAGTGGTGCTGTAGCTGCAGTTCGGTTCTGACGGTAGCAGGTCCGTAACATGCCTGCAATCTGCAGCACTTCTGCTGTTCTGTCTGGATCGGCTCGGTTCGGTTCTGACGGTAGCAGGTCCGTAACATGACTGCAGTCTGCAGCACGTCTGCTGTTCTGTTTGGATCGGCTCGCTTCGGTTCCGTTCGAGATTTATCGCAGAACCCACCAGTACTGTTCTGGTAGACAGCAAGCCGAacatagccgtgtgtgtgtgtgtgtgtgtgtgtgtgtgtgtgtgttcgtgttcacTGTTCAGAGTGATGTTTATTCTGGCCTAAGATGAGAGGATTGTTGGAAGTGTCATACTtgattaaattaaacaaaaatcTGTTATGAATCCCAAATGATGAATCCGTTTCTTCATTTCTCTggagtgtctgtgttgtgtgtgtgtgtgtgtgtgtgtgtgtgtgtgtgtgtgtgtgtgtgtgtgtgtgtgtgtgtgtgtgtgtgtgtgtgtgtgtgtgtgtcgtcttcgTATCTCTGCACGGCCAAAAGGCATGactgttatttatttttgcgTAATCTAAGGATTCGGACCCAgttacactctctcacagataAACCAAACTATTGTAAATGTTAAACGCGTAAAGAGGGGATAACCACAAAACcgtgcgtctgtgtatgtggtTATTTTTACAGCCTGCGCCAGCACTGATTTGCATGTACGATCATCTTAGATCACATGTGGGGTGCTTTCTGTACAACTGTGTTTAATTACACTGGCCCCTCAATGCCATACAGGACactgctattattattatgagagagagagagagagagagagagacaaccgGCGATGCTACTATTGTGCTACGGTTCCCCCTGGTGGCTGCAACAGGTAACTCCACTATAGAGCCCACTCCACTCGTCACTCCCCCTGGTGGACACAACAGGTAACTCCACTATAGAGCCCAGATATTATTCTAGGGGGCATTCGCCTTATTCAcctggcggccattttgaaatcTAGAACGCCGTGAGGGGTACACAAACCCGGAAGTTAGATTCCGATGCATACGATACACTGGACTGTCACGCAGCAATGGAAACATTGTGGACTACCAACCACCGTCTGCCTGTATTAACTATGGAAAATGTGGAGCAGTGGGCCAATACGGAATGAATAAGGCGAATAGGCTATACAATTGCATTACAAGACCGAAACTGAAAAGCAATACTGTGCATTAGCTCTCAATGGTTGTGCAAACATCCACGATGTAGAGTGTCATTGACATACATTGCTGTTTAGGTTTTAACTGAGTGTGCTCATTGACGAGGAGAGGCATTTGCATAGCCACTGTCGGGAGCACCCACTGGCGTGATTCTTCTGGGCAACTTTGCGTTTTCACctctgaagttttttttttaccggtaTCGTTAAAGGAGTGAAAGCGCAAAAGACAAAAACGACCAGCGTTGTCGTGTAAACAGGGCCTAAGATTGTCCCTTTATAGTGCAATCAGCATGTTGATatgccacacctgtgaggtggatAGATTATATCGGCAAAGGAGAAGTGCCCACTAACACACAGTTAAGACAGatttgtgaacaatatttgaggTCAGCTCATCATAAATGGGGACATTAacaaaagtctgtgtgtgtgtgtgtgtgtgtgtagaatattcTTGCTCACTGATGCACAGCAATGAATGAGCATGTTGGCTCAGCCTCAGCTTTAGTCTCATAATCAACACAGAAAGTTCAGACAATGTATGTAGATCACATTTTAATGGACAATGCCAGTTTTACAAACATTTCAGAATTCATGTTTTAAAAGGCATGTCTGCATAAGCAGGCTCATTTAAATGGCGATTCAATAGccttgtagatagatagatagatagatagatagatactttattgatccccaaggggaaattcaaggtgtATTGGATTGATGTAAATACCAAAAGACGGTAATGCCATATACTCTGCATAAAGGCCCTGACAATGTATTCATCAATAACCGCACAGACAACCTACACACAGCCCCCAGTACTCactcatatgaacacacacacacacacaccctacacacagcCCCCACCACTCACTCATATGAACAGCACAGGAGATATACAGATTTCCTCCATTATCATCATTATATAAGCATTAACCATTAACCATTTACAAAAGGTAAATGTGATTTAGTTTTTAAAATCCATCGTGAGTTTAAAATACATCGTTAAAATCCATTGTGAGAGAAGTGTTAGATAATTTATCTTATTTTAAGAGTGATTTTCTTATttttaagtgttcaactttacactataatcttatttctagatttaattgttttaattctagaaatcttgtcaagtgaaatcatcttgctgcatggacagataatttcacttgttttgagtaccttttacctcagattaaGTGTTTTTTATCGTCTTTGGGTACCcagaaaagcgctatataaaaccTATGTATTATTGgtatcttgtttttagacacccctTTCTTGCAGCTAACTGGCACAGAGGCAGAGCCTAGTTTCGCTCAGTCACAAGAGCTCATTCAACCTGGCATAAGGTCAGCATACTACCCCCCCAGTACACACAGAAGCCTGGGTAGAGGGGCTCTGTGAATGTGGTGTGgtaggtgtgcaggtgtgtgagggtgtgtgagggggagacgctgtagaaggacaggaCACCAGCTGGATAGTCCAGATACACCCCTATTCTCCTCCAGGGCGAGGGCTcgatgtttatgtgtgtgtactgacggTTATGTTTGGCTATGTACTCGGAGTCGCTGCACCAGATGCTCCAGGACTTGTCGTTCTGGCCCACCACGTGTTGGGGACACCGAGCTGTTCTGTCGATGGTCCGGTAGGCCACGCCGATGAGCACCATGTCGGTGTAGGTGACCTCCCAGTAGTGGCGCCCAGTCAGCgcctcacagcacagcacctgtGCAcagcattacagtacattacactacattacactacactacattacattacactacagtacattacattacactacattattatatggctctctagaatgttgagagagctcccattcactttgaatgggcctccccaacgttctaccggtgattaatatatataatcaccggtgaaagtatataatgaccgctgtcaatggcaacgggttttgtgcttctaattcacgtctttcatatcaatccgcaacaaagccgttcgctggttgcaatggaatttcattgaaagttaccaagtatgttgccaggcaacacctaacaactgtcaactgtggcgaactatttattttctagaagttagcggaagccgccaaacggtagccaagtcattgctaaagacacattgagttaagtttcatttctctttttggcaagtagccatataataagcgggataatgtatagaacgccggtcattatcggaaaataattcccttcaggacgaagcaaaacccctccgctgcgcgtcggggttctgttcatcctgtcgggaattattttccgataatgaccggcgttctatacattatcccttacttacattacactacactacactacattacattactctacactacattacactacactacattacactacactacactacattacattacactacactacactactgtacatttcattacattacactacagtacattacattacactacggtacattacattacattacactacactacattacactacactacattacactacattacattacactacactacattacattacattacattacattacattacactacatttgactgacactttttaaccaaagcgacttacaacatggtaaacattttaagcctttttaaagcaattctaacaacaattctaggGACATTTTAAAAGATAGAGTCCAGTAAGAGTAACAAAACCAAtagtgacatttaaaaaggtGTGAGTGCAGTAGGTGAGTGCTATTGTCCTCAGGTGTGAGTGCAGTAGGTGAGTGATATGATCCACAGGTGTGAGTGCAGTgggaataagtgcatcagtgagtggAATTGTCCGCAGGGGGAATGCGGCTTGTCCCTTGTACTTGGGCACAGCAGCTCTCGAAgcgagcgtgtgtttgtgtgtgtgtgtgtgtgtgtgtgtgtgtgtgtcccttgtaCTTGGGCACAGCAGCTCTCGAAgcgagcgtgtgtttgtgtgtgtgtgtgtgtgtgtgtgtgtgtgtgtgtgtgtgtgtgtgtgtgtcccttgtaCCTGGGCACAGCAGCTCTCGAAgcgagcgtgtgtttgtgtgtgtgtgtgtgtgtgtgtgtgtgtgtgtcccttgtaCCTGGGCACAGCAGCTCTCGAAgcgagcgtgtgtttgtgtgtgtgtgtttgtgtgtgtgtgtgtgtgtgtgtgtgtcccttgtaCCTGGGCACAGCAGCTCTCGAAgcgagcgtgtgtttgtgtgtgtgtgtttgtgtgtgtgtgtgtgtgtgtgtgtgtgtgtgtcccccttGTACCTGGGCACAGCAGCTCTCAAAGCGAGCGGGGTGCGGTGGGTAGGAGAGATCCTTCCTCCCCGTAAAGTTCTCCACGCGTGTGTTGCCCTCGGACAGGAGAAGGCAGCTGGTAGCCGTGTTCGGGTTCAGAGTGAGATCGCAGGCATctgcaccacacacagtaaacagcgTCATGGCAACACAACCTAAcactgtagtttttttttaattttccagAATGAGGAGACTCAGAGACACTTACACTAACAGAATAAATATGGATATTAACTATGAatcgtatatatatatagatactgtatgtacagataCTGTATAACCTTCTACTAGCAAAATAAATATGGATATTAACTATGAatcgtatatatatatatagataggtactgtatgtacagataCTGTATAACCTTATACATATGTACAGATATGTGGAGTGTAGCAGAACGAGGAGGATCAGAGACACTCACATTGCCGCACGTCTGTGAACCTGCGCTGGGTTGAGGCGCTGGCACTGGGAGAGAGCAAACAAGCAGATTAGTGGGACCTCAAGAACATGTGTTCAGTCTCTATCTGAGTCTAATGTGTCCACTGAGTCTAGTGTAATAATAAGCAGATTAGTGGGACCTTAAGAACATGTGTTCAGTCTCTATCTGAGTCTAATGTAATAATAAGCAGATTAGTGGGACCTTAAGAACATGTGTTCAGTCTCTATCTGAGTCTAATGTAATAATAAGCAGATTAGTGGGACCTTAAGAACATGTGTTCAGTCTCTATCTGAGTCTAGGTcaggggtaggcaacctatggcacgggtgccactgctggcacgccgaggcataatcactggcacgcgccaccagcatcagctaaaaaaaaaaaaatctcagactGACAGCAGGATCTTCCAATCCCTCTTTTCAGTGTTCGGCTCAACATACCTGTGTGAGCAGATTAGTGGGACCTCAAGAACATGTGTTCAGTCTCTATCTGAGTCTAATGTAATAATAAGCAGATTAGTGGGACAAGAACATGTGTTCAGTCTCTATCTGAGTCTAATGTGTCCACTGAGTCTAATATCTCCACTTAGTTTAATATCTCCACTGGGAGAGAGCAAATAAGCAGATTAGTGGGACCTCAAGAACATGTATTCAGTCTCTATCTGAGTCTAATGTCTCCACTGAGTCTAATATCTCCACTGAGTCTAATATCTCCACTCCACTGAGTCTAATGTGTCCACTGAGTTTATTATCTCCACTGAGTCTAATATCTCCACTGAGTTTAATATCTCCACTCCACTGAGTCTAATGTGTCCACTGAGTCTAATGTGTCCACTGAGTTTATTATCTCCACTGAGTCTAATATCTCCACTGAGTTTAATATCTCCACTCCACTGAGTCTAATGTGTCCACTGAGTCTAATGTGTCCACTGAGTTTATTATCTCCACTGAGTCTAATATCTCCACTGAGTTTAATATCTCCACTCCACTGAGTCTAATGTGTCCACTGAGTCTAATGTCTCCACTGAGTCTAATATCTCCACTGAGTCTAATATCTCCACTGAGTCTAATATCTCCACTGAGTCTAATGTGTCCACTGAGTCTAATGTGTCCACTGAGTCTAATGTATCCACTGAGTCTACTGTCTCTATCTGGGTCTAAGATGATCTCACCCTCCTGTCTCTAAATACTTTATCCATCTAGATCCCATTCCAATCCCTCTGGCTCATCAACCCTCTAGATTCTGCCCCAGCCTCTCCAGATACTATACTAATCTAATCACCTCTCTAGACCAGCCTCTCCAGATACTATACTCATCACCTCTCCAGATACTATACTCATCACCCCTCTAGACCAGCCTCTCCAGATACTATACTAATCACCTCTCCAGATACTATACTAATCACCCTTCTAGACCAGCCTCTCCAGATACTATACTAATCACCTCTCCAGATACTATACTAATCACCCTTCTAGACCAGCCTCTCCAGATACTATACTCCTCACCTCTCCAGATACTATACTAATCACCCTTCTAGACCAGCCTCTCCAGATACTATACTCATCACCTCTCCAGATACTATACTCATCACCTCTCCAGATACTATACTAATCACCTCTCCAGATACTATACTCATCACCTCTCCAGATACTATACTCATCACCTCTCCAGATACTATACTCATCACCTCTCCAGATACTATACTCATCACCCCTCTAGATACTATACTAATCACCCCTCTAGATACTATACTAATCACCCCTCTAGATACTATACTCCTCACCCATCTAGATCCTGCTCCAATCACTCTTGATACTCACCCATCCTGCTCCAGCCTCTCTGCTAGATCACTGCGATGGATCCTTCTCATGATGACCTTGGTGACCTTGAGGGAGTCGGCAATGCCGTAGGTCTCCCTCATCTTGCTGGCGATGTCTGTTGGGTCGTCGTTCTCCAGACGGCCCTGGGGGATTCTGGGATAGCCCTCCAGCTGACCGCTGCTCAGGTACAAACGGAACCTCTTCAGCTCACCTGACCGCAGCTCATCTAGAACACCCAGGAGCAGGTCCAGAGGGTCCGCCATCtaggcctgaacacacacaggtaaacaggTAAACAGGTAAGCAGATAAACAGGTAAACAGGTAAACAGGTAAACAACAACACCCTGCAGCAGGTCAACATTTAAACAGATGAACAAGTAAAACAACAGGCCTGTGTAGGCTACCAATGTAAGCCTGTGTGCATTATGCCATCTGTACGCTACCTTTGGTAAAGACCTTGCTGTATACGCTACCTTTGGTAAAGACCTTGTGTACGCTACCTTTGGTAAAGACCTTGTATGCGCTACCTTTGGTAAAGACCTTGCTGTATACGCTACCTTTGGTAAAGACCTTGTGTACGCTACCTTTGGTAAAGACCTTGTGTACGCTACCTTTGGTAAAGACCTCGCTGTATACGCTACCTTTGGTAAAGACCTTGTGTACGCTACCTTTGGTAAAGACCTCGCTGTATATGCTACCTTTGGTAAAGACCTCGCTGTGTGCATTATGCCATCTGTACGCTACCTTTGGTAAAGACCTTGTGTACGCTACCTTTGGTAAAGACCTCGCTGTATACGCTACCTTTGGTAAAGACCTTGTGTACG from Sardina pilchardus chromosome 1, fSarPil1.1, whole genome shotgun sequence includes:
- the LOC134080533 gene encoding neoverrucotoxin subunit alpha-like translates to MADPLDLLLGVLDELRSGELKRFRLYLSSGQLEGYPRIPQGRLENDDPTDIASKMRETYGIADSLKVTKVIMRRIHRSDLAERLEQDGASASTQRRFTDVRQYACDLTLNPNTATSCLLLSEGNTRVENFTGRKDLSYPPHPARFESCCAQVLCCEALTGRHYWEVTYTDMVLIGVAYRTIDRTARCPQHVVGQNDKSWSIWCSDSEYIAKHNRQYTHINIEPSPWRRIGVYLDYPAGVLSFYSVSPSHTLTHLHTYHTTFTEPLYPGFCVYWGGSMLTLCQVE